The region CCCTCGGCCGCCGCTGCGCCCTCGGGCTTCGCTTCTCCCTCGGTCCCGCCAGCCTTCTGCTCCTCGGAAGCCGGCGCCCCCGCGCCACCCGAAGGCTGCGTCTCCGCCGCCGGCGCGGTGGCCACGGCCGCCGGGGCGGACCCGGGCGCGGCCCCCGCCGTCGGCTCCCCGGACGGAGCCCCTGAGGGAGCCGGCGTCGCCGGAGGCGGCTGCATGCGCTGGTACGCCAGGACGCCGCCCGTCACGATGGCGGCCGCCATCACGAAGGCCACGGGCCAGCGGTACGAGGTCTTCTGCTGCGCCGGCGGCGCGAGCGGCGTCACGTGCCCCACCACGGGCGAGGCCTGCTCCACGGCGGGCTGGGGCCGCGTCTCGGGCCTCCGCTCCGGCAGATTCAGCATCTGCAGCGCGGGCGACGCCTTGAACACGAGCTCTTCGTCGGAGCTCTTGCCGTTGCTTCCCGGGCCAGTCCAGTTCCCCCCCTCACCGCCCCCCTCCGCCCGCTGCTCCACGCGCGGCCAGAAATCGTCGAAGTACCCGTGGGTCGGCTCCGGCACCATCTGACTTCTCAACAGCATGTCCAGCACTCCCTGTTCGTCGAGTTCCTGACGACACGCGCCGCAGCCCTCCAGGTGACGTGCCACCTGATCGTGCTCTGCGGCCGGAAGCTGCCTATCGACGAAGGTCGACAGCCTCTCGCGTGTCCCCTGACAATCCATCGGTGTCCCGAGAAATGAGTCGCTTCAACACGGGGCCGAGCTGACGCCTGAGCGCCGAGCGCGCCTCGTGAACCCGCCAGGCCACCGTACCCTCCGAACACTCGAGCACGGCAGCGGCCTCCCGATACGCCATTCCCTCCATGAGCACCAGCACCACCGTCGCCTTGAGCGTGTCCGAGAGGCTCTCGAACGCCACGGCCAGCTCGGCCATCGCCCGTCGCAGCTCCGCCGCGCGCTGCGGATCGGCGTCCGCCTCCTGGGCCAGCGGCGCCGGGAGCAGCCCGAGGCGCCCCGCCTCGCGATGGCGGCGCGCGTGCCGGAGCTGGTTCAACGCCACGTTCAGGGCAATCCGATAGAGCCAGGTGAAGAAGTCCGCCTGTCCCTGGAACTGCCCCAAGCGCGAATACGCTCTCACGAAGGTCTCCTGCGCCACGTCGTCCGCGTCGTCGTGGTTGCCGAGCATCCGATGCGCCAGGCCGTACACCCGACGGTGATACCGCCGAACGAGCAGCCCGAAGGCGGCGCGGTCGCCCTTCCGCGCGCGCTCGACCAGCGCCTGGCTGTCATCGCCCATGGACCATGGATCCAGAACTCTCGGCCCTTCTCGCGGCCCGGAGCGCTACCGCACCCGAGAGGGGCCCCGGCGCCGGCAGAGTTCTAGTACAGCCGACGCCTTCCCGGGTAGGACAATCGCGCCCCCCGATTCCTTGGGTGAAGAGGCGAAACTTCGGGCCGGCCCGCCTCGGCGGGGCCCCCCGGAATCACTCCCCGGAGTTGAGTTTGCGCTTCAGCGCCTGGAGTTCGTCTTCCACCTCCGGCCGGCTGGCACCGGCCGGCGCGCGCTCGGCCAGGCGGGCAAACTTGGCCTCG is a window of Deltaproteobacteria bacterium DNA encoding:
- a CDS encoding sigma-70 family RNA polymerase sigma factor, with translation MGDDSQALVERARKGDRAAFGLLVRRYHRRVYGLAHRMLGNHDDADDVAQETFVRAYSRLGQFQGQADFFTWLYRIALNVALNQLRHARRHREAGRLGLLPAPLAQEADADPQRAAELRRAMAELAVAFESLSDTLKATVVLVLMEGMAYREAAAVLECSEGTVAWRVHEARSALRRQLGPVLKRLISRDTDGLSGDTREAVDLRR
- a CDS encoding AgmX/PglI C-terminal domain-containing protein, with product MDCQGTRERLSTFVDRQLPAAEHDQVARHLEGCGACRQELDEQGVLDMLLRSQMVPEPTHGYFDDFWPRVEQRAEGGGEGGNWTGPGSNGKSSDEELVFKASPALQMLNLPERRPETRPQPAVEQASPVVGHVTPLAPPAQQKTSYRWPVAFVMAAAIVTGGVLAYQRMQPPPATPAPSGAPSGEPTAGAAPGSAPAAVATAPAAETQPSGGAGAPASEEQKAGGTEGEAKPEGAAAAEGSRREEASAKRRGKAVKVAARGGAAEGKGGDEGEPASEARPKEKKAKADDEGGEGEAPKKAGKGDALDSLIDSAIGGKAAGAKPKKAAAPAAGAAGDADLPEQLAMNQIRGGMQKVRGNVQACYDKYQIEGTATVKLSIKGDGTVQEVMIKGKFLGTDTGTCVANAVKGARFPKFKGKDMTITYPFLLQ